One segment of Danio aesculapii chromosome 3, fDanAes4.1, whole genome shotgun sequence DNA contains the following:
- the si:busm1-163l24.3 gene encoding uncharacterized protein si:busm1-163l24.3, translating to MAEEGRAVSVFGLPADVDHERLRDKLLIHFLRQSNGGGEVTSVSLIGRTPLRALVTFEESRVVQSVLRHHPHVLHLEGIKYELSLSLPNQEPLSLNKVILSMTVTVDCSQLPQGADTLNALHGEFPDLRMERGFLRPTCTLQGSYSDFQSVFPYLQTLFSHHISQAKYQNFIGDNGQGHKARQDPAGAKKWNGYTFQSPAIHAGDLSFRPREDLGQENYRMQDNNEAPTGRSTQSRRGKIEEGAECRTDEDDLEDLSIIMDADVFAYLQSIKEYKRILQHHGVQVVHVTSEGVTTVYLQSSGSEVKQNFKQAHKELRQLYQQQEAYLRKDQVKRSALYMPDGLNTTLKQVQLLLPNVLLSFDQDSIYIVGEKSEVSQAKQMLLIGVEKDLMSLTEIPPSSSSFPSASPEPLEREQQVMGAPQTLVPPKLIGSSTERKGEIGNTKEYKLAARFKREEMGGDMRCLTTKMDMLKLAQSSQSTTPPTRSLFGTTGELSIELPREGTEAFRMTEPSCTGQDILFKNQDPLSLNTFGGTTFSTAKAKPSTSVGLTSTQGTAVMASVSTNVNSLSASNTNVKTAAPSLTSKSSLRRSNSFSGQPREQVKNNQVTAEPMINTHSHKRARSNSISGGRPSKDCPVTVVEAELTVSGLMWSYIKDAYRSQLQAMECDLQMSEKRPGKSDVSVILKGTDSLKVEESHRELQNLVAIVASDFVFQELCLNELGVVQKDELFLACCSSVRKHISKVIWYTTKRHLVLIGPKFLCSQVSDIFKDVFSGQKSHSSFLLKLKNLQKCVDQGASKAFLSIQSTSADHSKSDQSLKEFSFQDTSQVVQSNSSLKSDGQSTKMKSATLEKLEHSISTEDELSKAYTLSQLANAKEDTQTDKPTSLPLEAKKKQDTSKILKQTNLLSSIPSEQCVCGAIGANVKRTSCGVILCSDCKLLHSHCRVCGKEEVYSQKMIQGESIESNNTEQDNQAQEQYSVQEDIKEHKGIQGTMTCVEMHLSLSGYNKYTMAKIKYSIPDGIQGDNDPHPGSPFEGGQFVAYLPLSPKGRSLLPSLKKAFDQGLTFVISSKKANGGDAKVSWGKIPHKTSMEGGRDRNGYPDSTYLVLLSEALVAHGIEGAPGS from the exons ATGGCGGAGGAAGGCCGTGCCGTGAGCGTTTTCGGTTTGCCAGCCGACGTGGATCATGAACGGCTCCGGGACAAATTACTGATCCACTTCCTACGGCAGAGCAACGGGGGAGGAGAGGTCACGTCGGTCAGTCTCATCGGCCGAACACCCCTGCGTGCCCTGGTCACGTTTGAGGAGAGCAGAG TGGTCCAAAGTGTACTTCGTCATCATCCCCACGTTTTACATCTGGAAGGCATAAAATATGAACTTTCCCTGAGCCTCCCTAACCAAGAGCCACTCAGTCTGAATAAG GTAATCCTCAGTATGACTGTGACTGTAGATTGCAGTCAGCTTCCTCAGGGAGCAGACACACTGAATGCACTGCACGGTGAATTCCCAGATCTACGGATGGAGCGTGGCTTTCTACGGCCCACATGCACCTTGCAAGGCAGCTATTCTGATTTTCAAAGTGTATTTCCTTATTTGCAGACATTATTTTCTCATCACATTTCACAAGCCAAATATCAGAATTTTATTGGGGACAACGGTCAAGGTCATAAGGCAAGGCAAGACCCTGCAGGTGCAAAGAAATGGAACGGCTATACATTCCAATCACCGGCCATTCATGCAGGAGACCTCAGCTTTAGGCCCAGAGAGGATTTAGGTCAAGAAAACTACAGAATGCAAGATAACAACGAAGCTCCCACTGGACGCAGCACTCAGTCTAGAAGAGGTAAAATCGAGGAGGGAGCAGAGTGTAGGACAGATGAGGATGATTTGGAAGATCTTTCGATAATCATGGATGCTGATGTGTTTGCATACCTGCAAAGCATTAAAGAGTACAAGAGGATACTGCAACATCATGGAGTACAAGTGGTTCATGTTACTTCCGAGGGTGTCACCACTGTGTACCTGCAGTCAAGTGGGTCAGAGGTTAAACAGAACTTTAAGCAAGCCCATAAGGAGCTAAGGCAGCTTTATCAACAGCAAGAGGCTTATCTAAGGAAAGACCAGGTAAAAAGGAGTGCTCTTTACATGCCAGATGGATTAAACACAACGTTAAAACAGGTGCAGTTATTACTGCCCAATGTTCTCCTCAGCTTTGACCAGGACAGCATTTATATAGTTGGAGAGAAAAGTGAGGTATCTCAGGCCAAACAAATGCTATTGATTGGGGTGGAAAAAGACCTGATGAGTTTGACAGAAATTCCACCATCATCTTCTAGTTTTCCATCAGCATCCCCTGAACCCTTGGAGAGAGAGCAACAGGTTATGGGTGCCCCCCAAACATTAGTGCCCCCCAAACTAATTGGTTCCAGCACTGAACGAAAAGGGGAGATCGGAAATACAAAAGAATACAAACTAGCTGCTCGGTTTAAGAGAGAGGAGATGGGTGGAGACATGAGGTGTCTTACTACTAAGATGGACATGTTAAAGTTAGCCCAAAGCTCTCAGTCAACAACACCACCCACACGGTCCTTGTTTGGCACCACAGGCGAACTCAGTATCGAACTGCCCAGGGAAGGAACTGAAGCCTTCAGGATGACAGAGCCAAGCTGTACAGGGCAGGATATCCTGTTTAAAAACCAAGACCCGCTATCTCTGAATACATTTGGTGGAACCACCTTCAGCACAGCCAAGGCCAAACCAAGTACTTCCGTTGGACTCACTTCAACACAGGGAACAGCAGTCATGGCTTCAGTGAGCACAAATGTGAATTCCCTATCAGCAAGTAATACAAACGTGAAGACAGCTGCTCCCTCATTAACATCCAAATCTTCATTAAGGAGGTCCAATAGTTTCTCTGGTCAGCCAAGAGAGCAGGTGAAAAATAACCAGGTTACAGCTGAGCCAATGATCAACACGCATTCACATAAAAGAGCAAGATCCAATAGCATTAGTGGTGGAAGACCCAGTAAAGATTGTCCAGTTACTGTAGTGGAAGCAGAACTTACTGTGTCTGGTCTAATGTGGAGTTacataaaggatgcatatcgttCCCAGCTGCAGGCTATGGAATGTGACTTGCAAATGTCTGAGAAACGACCAGGCAAAAGTGATGTAAGCGTTATACTGAAGGGCACAGATTCATTAAAGGTTGAAGAAAGTCATCGTGAGCTTCAGAATCTAGTGGCTATAGTGGCCAGCGACTTCGTCTTTCAGGAATTATGTTTGAATGAGCTTGGTGTGGTTCAGAAAGATGAACTGTTTTTGGCCTGCTGCTCAAGTGTGAGGAAACATATATCTAAGGTTATCTGGTACACCACAAAGAGACACCTTGTCTTGATTGGTCCAAAATTCCTCTGCTCTCAAGTCAGTGATATATTTAAGGATGTATTTTCTGGGCAGAAGTCACATTCCTCATTCCTTCTGAAGTTGAAGAACTTGCAGAAGTGTGTAGATCAAGGAGCATCCAAGGCATTTTTGAGCATACAATCAACAAGTGCTGATCATTCTAAATCGGATCAAAGCTTAAAGGAGTTTTCTTTTCAGGACACAAGTCAGGTGGTTCAGTCTAACAGCAGTCTCAAGAGTGATGGTCAATCGACCAAAATGAAATCAGCCACATTGGAAAAGTTGGAGCACTCTATATCCACAGAGGATGAATTAAGCAAGGCATACACATTAAGCCAACTAGCTAATGCCAAAGAAGACACACAAACTGATAAGCCAACTTCTTTACCACTTGaagcaaagaaaaaacaagataCCTCAAAGATTCTGAAACAGACTAACTTGCTGTCCAGTATCCCTTCAGAGCAATGTGTGTGTGGAGCAATTGGTGCAAATGTGAAGCGCACCTCCTGTGGTGTCATCCTTTGCTCTGACTGCAAACTGCTGCATTCACACTGTCGAGTGTGTGGAAAAGAGGAGGTTTACTCTCAGAAGATGATACAGGGGGAAAGTATTGAGTCAAACAACACAGAGCAAGATAATCAGGCTCAAGAGCAGTATTCAGTACAAGAGGACATCAAGGAACATAAGGGCATCCAAGGCACGATGACCTGTGTGGAGATGCATTTGAGTCTTTCAGGctataataaatacacaatggCCAAGATCAAGTACAGCATACCTGATGGCATACAAGGG GATAATGATCCCCACCCTGGTTCACCATTTGAGGGGGGTCAATTTGTGGCTTATTTGCCACTCAGTCCAAAGGGAAGAAGTTTATTGCCCTCTTTGAAAAAGGCATTTGATCAAGGGCTAACTTTTGTTATTTCAAGCAAGAAGGCCAATGGTGGAGATGCAAAAGTGAGCTGGGGCAAGATCCCACACAAGACCAGCATGGAGGGGGGCAGGGACAG gaaTGGATATCCAGACTCTACATACCTTGTTCTGTTGTCTGAGGCACTGGTGGCACATGGGATTGAAGGAGCCCCCGGCAGTTAG
- the si:busm1-163l24.4 gene encoding uncharacterized protein si:busm1-163l24.4: protein MADKSLEDLDPFNCPICLDAFQDPVTIPCGHNYCMSCIKHYWEKNGSRDAGYTCPECRKTFSPRPALNKNTMFAEVVERFKNTGLQDTSPARYRTPVHIKRQNGTTQNPKPSRILPEMDRTHLRYDSPREKHTVIVVAGEPKENICLRHRTAPGVCSQFCASCFDEAWRQHKAFSAAPQITQTLESRTTLVKHEHRSRDKTTGRDKRTSKKRVHASGHRSGHTRGPRKGRESHRRKSSGHRRDSHEHRHHAGHRKKRLGVMVMTGNGTERTILDKIGL from the coding sequence ATGGCAGACAAGAGTTTGGAAGACCTCGACCCCTTCAACTGCCCCATCTGCCTGGATGCCTTCCAAGACCCTGTGACGATTCCCTGTGGACACAACTACTGCATGAGCTGCATTAAACACTACTGGGAGAAGAATGGCAGCAGAGACGCAGGTTACACCTGTCCCGAGTGCAGAAAAACCTTCTCACCTCGACCTGCGCTCAACAAAAACACCATGTTCGCAGAAGTGGTGGAGCGCTTCAAAAACACTGGCCTTCAGGACACTTCACCTGCACGTTATAGGACACCTGTACACATCAAGAGACAAAACGGCACTACACAAAACCCCAAACCTTCAAGGATACTCCCAGAAATGGACAGGACTCACCTGAGGTATGACAGTCCTAGAGAAAAGCACACGGTTATTGTTGTTGCCGGAGAGCccaaagaaaatatttgtttgcGCCACAGGACAGCTCCAGGTGTTTGTTCTCAGTTTTGTGCGTCTTGTTTTGATGAAGCCTGGCGGCAACACAAAGCGTTTTCGGCGGCACCTCAGATCACACAAACGCTGGAGAGCAGGACGACTCTTGTCAAACACGAGCACAGGAGTAGAGATAAAACTACTGGACGCGACAAGAGGACATCCAAAAAGAGGGTTCATGCAAGTGGACACAGGAGTGGACATACTCGAGGTCCTAGAAAAGGGCGCGAAAGTCATCGGCGTAAAAGTAGTGGACACAGAAGGGACTCTCATGAACACAGACATCATGCTGGACACAGAAAGAAGAGACTGGGAGTTATGGTCATGACAGGGAATGGCACTGAGAGAACCATTCTGGATAAAATTGGATTGTAG